A window of Polaromonas hydrogenivorans contains these coding sequences:
- a CDS encoding mannose-1-phosphate guanylyltransferase/mannose-6-phosphate isomerase, translated as MSTRKTDLINAYDITPVILCGGSGTRLWPLSRKSFPKQFVPLIKGKSLLQHTLERVAQFNPGAPRALCIAAEDHRFLVVEALKAADVKGRVMLEPVARNTAAAMALAALQSRPEDLLLFCPSDHHIPDADAFGTMVLQGCPAAAAGAIVTFGVVPSFPSTAYGYIQRGMLNANGQSNQVASFIEKPAADKAQLLLLQGDVLWNAGIFLIQSQTLREALRLHAPDIFKSCQQAVAGATEDGVFIRPEPTAFIACRAESVDYAVLEHHANVAVVPFAGAWSDVGSWNAVAELNTPDDQGNRIDGQGMAVQATNTYIYAPHRPVVALGTQDLLIIDTPDALLVASSSHAEEVKQVVALLETKKTPQAVQHRKVERPWGWYDSVDAGARYQVKRITVRPGAKLSLQMHYHRAEHWIVVKGTALITRGDEEVLLTENQSTYIPLGVKHRLENPGKTELELIEVQSGGYLGEDDIVRFEDTYGRIATQPTQA; from the coding sequence ATGAGCACAAGAAAAACCGACCTTATCAACGCTTACGACATCACGCCCGTCATTTTGTGCGGCGGCTCTGGCACACGGCTTTGGCCGCTCAGCCGCAAGAGCTTTCCCAAGCAGTTTGTGCCGCTGATCAAGGGTAAAAGCCTGCTGCAGCACACGCTGGAACGCGTGGCACAGTTCAACCCCGGCGCTCCGCGCGCTTTATGCATTGCAGCTGAAGACCATCGGTTTCTGGTTGTAGAAGCGCTAAAGGCTGCTGACGTGAAGGGGCGCGTCATGCTTGAGCCCGTAGCACGCAACACCGCTGCGGCCATGGCCCTGGCCGCATTGCAGTCCCGGCCAGAAGATCTGCTGCTGTTTTGCCCTTCCGACCACCATATTCCTGATGCCGACGCCTTTGGCACCATGGTGTTGCAGGGCTGCCCGGCCGCTGCGGCTGGCGCTATCGTTACCTTCGGCGTCGTGCCCAGCTTTCCGAGCACGGCTTATGGCTACATCCAGCGCGGCATGCTTAACGCCAATGGCCAGAGTAACCAGGTCGCCAGTTTCATTGAAAAGCCGGCGGCCGACAAAGCGCAGCTTTTGCTGCTGCAAGGCGATGTGCTGTGGAACGCAGGCATCTTTCTGATTCAGTCCCAGACGCTCAGGGAAGCCTTGCGCCTGCACGCACCCGATATCTTCAAAAGTTGCCAGCAAGCCGTGGCAGGTGCCACCGAGGATGGAGTCTTCATCCGGCCTGAACCCACCGCTTTTATAGCTTGCCGCGCTGAAAGCGTGGACTATGCAGTGCTGGAGCACCATGCCAACGTGGCAGTGGTTCCGTTTGCCGGCGCATGGAGCGACGTGGGCAGCTGGAACGCCGTGGCTGAGTTGAACACGCCTGACGACCAGGGAAACCGCATTGACGGCCAAGGCATGGCCGTGCAGGCGACCAACACCTATATTTATGCGCCGCACCGTCCGGTGGTGGCCCTGGGCACGCAAGACCTGCTGATCATCGACACGCCCGACGCGCTGTTGGTGGCCAGCAGCAGCCATGCCGAAGAGGTCAAACAGGTCGTGGCGTTGCTTGAAACCAAAAAAACCCCGCAGGCTGTGCAGCATCGCAAGGTGGAACGCCCCTGGGGCTGGTACGACAGTGTTGATGCGGGTGCGCGCTACCAGGTCAAGCGCATCACCGTGCGCCCTGGCGCCAAGCTCAGCCTGCAAATGCATTACCACCGTGCCGAGCACTGGATCGTGGTCAAGGGCACGGCCCTTATCACCCGGGGTGATGAAGAAGTTTTACTGACTGAAAACCAGAGCACCTACATTCCCCTGGGAGTCAAGCACCGCCTGGAAAATCCAGGGAAAACCGAGCTTGAACTGATTGAAGTGCAGTCGGGCGGCTATCTGGGCGAAGACGACATCGTGCGGTTTGAAGATACCTATGGCCGCATCGCCACGCAGCCCACTCAGGCTTAA
- the fcl gene encoding GDP-L-fucose synthase, which produces MTKNTSPRIYVAGHRGMVGSAIVRQLLAAGHAPENIITRTHAELSLTEQSAVRDFFQMEKPDQVYLAAAKVGGIHANNTYPAEFIYQNLMMQANVIDAAFQSGVKKLLFLGSSCIYPRQAPQPMAENALLTGPLEPTNEPYAIAKIAGIKLCESYNRQYGASHGIDYRSVMPTNLYGLGDNYHPENSHVIPALIRRFHEAKAGQAPKVTIWGTGTPCREFLYVDDMAAASIHVMNLEKATYDLHTSPMQSHINVGYGSDITIAELAQTVGKVVGYQGDIDFDSTKPDGAPRKLMDSSRLESLGWQAQVNLKDGLKLAYQDFMTHS; this is translated from the coding sequence ATGACAAAAAACACATCACCCAGGATTTACGTAGCCGGTCACCGGGGCATGGTGGGCTCCGCCATCGTTCGTCAGTTGTTGGCTGCAGGCCACGCGCCGGAGAACATCATCACCCGCACCCATGCCGAGCTAAGCCTGACCGAGCAGTCTGCCGTGCGCGACTTCTTTCAGATGGAAAAGCCCGACCAGGTGTACCTGGCTGCCGCCAAGGTGGGGGGCATTCATGCCAACAACACCTACCCGGCCGAATTCATCTACCAAAACCTGATGATGCAGGCCAACGTGATTGATGCCGCCTTTCAAAGTGGTGTTAAAAAGCTGCTGTTCCTGGGTTCCAGTTGCATTTACCCCCGGCAGGCCCCGCAGCCCATGGCTGAAAATGCCCTGCTGACCGGCCCGCTGGAGCCCACCAACGAGCCCTATGCGATTGCCAAGATTGCCGGCATCAAGCTCTGCGAAAGCTATAACCGCCAATACGGTGCCAGCCACGGCATTGATTACCGCAGCGTCATGCCCACCAATCTGTATGGCCTGGGCGACAACTACCATCCTGAAAACAGCCACGTCATTCCCGCGCTGATCCGCCGCTTTCATGAAGCCAAGGCCGGCCAGGCGCCCAAGGTCACCATCTGGGGCACCGGCACCCCATGCCGCGAGTTCTTGTATGTGGACGACATGGCCGCTGCCAGCATCCACGTCATGAACCTGGAAAAGGCCACTTACGACCTGCACACCAGCCCGATGCAAAGCCATATCAATGTCGGCTATGGCAGCGACATCACCATTGCTGAATTGGCACAAACCGTTGGCAAGGTCGTGGGCTACCAGGGTGACATCGACTTTGACAGCACCAAACCCGACGGCGCACCCCGCAAGCTCATGGACAGCAGCCGCCTTGAATCCCTAGGCTGGCAGGCGCAAGTGAATCTGAAGGACGGCTTGAAACTTGCGTATCAAGATTTCATGACGCACTCATAA
- the gmd gene encoding GDP-mannose 4,6-dehydratase: MTIASNTTPKVALITGITGQDGSYLAEFLLEKGYIVHGIKRRASSFNTARVDHIYQDPHTDNARFNLHYGDLSDSSNLTRIIQQTQPDEIYNLGAQSHVAVSFESPEYTADVDGMGTLRILEAIRILGLEKKTRFYQASTSELYGLVQEIPQKETTPFYPRSPYAVAKLYAYWITVNYREAYGMYACNGILFNHESPRRGETFVTRKITRGLANISMGLEDCLYMGNIDALRDWGHAKDYVRMQWMMLQQDQAEDFVIATGVQYSVRQFIEWSAAELGMQLRWEGQGVNEVGYWNDKPIVKIDPRYFRPAEVETLLGDPSKAKQKLGWTPEITVQEMCKEMVASDLAQAKQHALLKANGYSVNVSVE; encoded by the coding sequence ATGACCATTGCATCCAACACCACCCCCAAAGTCGCCCTCATTACCGGAATTACCGGCCAGGACGGCTCTTACCTGGCCGAATTTTTGCTGGAAAAAGGCTATATCGTCCACGGCATCAAGCGCCGCGCATCAAGTTTTAATACTGCCCGTGTTGACCACATTTACCAAGATCCGCACACGGACAACGCCCGGTTCAATCTGCACTACGGCGACCTGAGCGACTCGAGCAACCTCACGCGCATCATCCAGCAGACCCAACCCGACGAAATTTATAACCTTGGCGCCCAAAGCCATGTGGCGGTCAGTTTTGAAAGCCCTGAATACACCGCCGATGTGGATGGCATGGGCACCCTGCGTATTCTGGAAGCCATCCGCATCCTGGGTTTGGAAAAGAAAACCCGCTTTTACCAGGCCAGCACCAGTGAACTGTATGGCCTGGTGCAGGAAATCCCGCAAAAGGAAACCACCCCGTTTTACCCGCGCAGCCCATACGCCGTGGCCAAGCTCTACGCCTACTGGATCACGGTGAACTACCGCGAGGCCTACGGCATGTATGCCTGCAACGGTATTTTGTTTAATCATGAAAGCCCGCGCCGCGGCGAAACCTTTGTCACCCGCAAGATCACCCGTGGCCTGGCCAACATCAGCATGGGCCTGGAAGATTGCCTGTATATGGGCAACATCGACGCCCTGCGCGACTGGGGTCATGCCAAGGACTATGTGCGCATGCAGTGGATGATGCTGCAGCAAGACCAGGCCGAGGACTTCGTGATTGCCACCGGCGTGCAGTACAGCGTGCGCCAGTTCATTGAATGGAGCGCCGCCGAACTCGGCATGCAATTGCGCTGGGAAGGGCAGGGCGTTAACGAAGTCGGCTACTGGAACGACAAGCCCATCGTCAAGATCGATCCACGCTATTTCCGTCCTGCGGAAGTTGAAACCCTGTTGGGTGACCCCAGCAAGGCCAAGCAAAAGCTTGGCTGGACGCCTGAAATCACGGTACAAGAAATGTGCAAGGAAATGGTGGCTAGTGACCTGGCCCAGGCCAAACAGCATGCGCTGCTTAAAGCCAATGGCTACAGCGTGAATGTGAGTGTGGAATAA
- a CDS encoding lipopolysaccharide biosynthesis protein encodes MMGDDRSHPLQAEVHSGQAPFSAARMRSSLHLFAAGKLISGMIGIAWLLTLVRALDVSHYSGYVVLMALLEIVLLVSNAGVYPFAHRYITEGRLPHNLPLLPGLIWRSLAYRIATLALAAGAVAVLARPLAMLVGQPLLTQVLAMYAFVIVFEGSTRYLELAFESLLEQGRAQLCAVLRNGARLVIVALLWSGGDTLNLSQVVRIEASTAVLGFLLAVVVMAQALRVHRRLVFSSALPADSFSLQRLMSFALPLFIAQCLTQLYSPDTIKLIVSRLLGVTEAAAFGFAHALSFVIQRYLPASLLVGLIRPMLVARRAHGGSDQDLMLVGNLILKINLFVLLPVAAVFAVAGREFAALASGGKYADAGPLLFLMTLLLVLTGAHVVLSMLATALEDRRAVLIGTMVSIPGIVVGTWLAPALGAMAMVLGLWLSELLWCSFTLWLLRQRGFAFRIDGAAWAKLVTAASVAAASAAWLTDLLALSGVVRLMAAGAVIAVVYLAACVALAPLSSYERKMLTRLLPARWQR; translated from the coding sequence GTGATGGGCGACGATCGAAGTCATCCACTTCAAGCTGAGGTGCATTCAGGGCAAGCTCCATTTTCGGCCGCACGAATGCGCTCCAGCCTCCACCTTTTTGCCGCAGGAAAGTTGATATCGGGGATGATTGGTATCGCTTGGCTGCTCACGCTAGTACGCGCGCTCGACGTGTCGCACTACAGTGGCTATGTGGTGTTGATGGCGCTGCTCGAGATCGTGCTGTTAGTCAGCAATGCCGGTGTCTACCCCTTCGCGCATCGCTACATCACTGAGGGACGGCTGCCACACAACCTGCCGCTGCTGCCGGGCCTGATCTGGCGCTCGCTGGCCTACCGCATTGCCACGCTGGCGCTGGCTGCCGGTGCCGTGGCGGTGCTGGCGCGGCCGCTGGCTATGCTGGTCGGCCAGCCGCTGTTGACCCAGGTATTGGCTATGTACGCCTTCGTCATAGTGTTCGAAGGGTCAACGCGTTATCTCGAGCTGGCCTTTGAGTCGCTGTTGGAACAGGGGCGGGCGCAGTTGTGTGCGGTGCTGCGCAACGGTGCGCGCTTGGTGATCGTCGCGCTGCTGTGGTCGGGCGGAGATACGCTGAATCTGAGTCAAGTAGTGCGCATCGAGGCCAGCACAGCTGTTCTCGGCTTCTTGCTCGCCGTGGTGGTCATGGCGCAGGCGTTGCGGGTGCATCGCAGGCTGGTATTCTCGTCGGCACTGCCGGCCGACTCGTTCTCCCTCCAACGCTTGATGTCTTTCGCGCTGCCACTGTTTATCGCCCAGTGCTTGACGCAGCTCTACAGCCCGGACACCATCAAGCTTATTGTCAGCCGGCTGCTCGGTGTCACCGAAGCTGCTGCCTTCGGCTTTGCTCATGCACTGAGCTTTGTGATTCAGCGCTATTTGCCAGCCAGTCTGCTTGTCGGTCTTATCCGGCCTATGTTAGTGGCACGCCGCGCGCACGGCGGCAGCGACCAAGATCTGATGCTCGTAGGCAACCTGATCCTCAAAATTAACTTGTTTGTACTGCTACCGGTGGCTGCAGTGTTTGCTGTGGCTGGCCGCGAATTCGCAGCCCTGGCCTCTGGTGGCAAATATGCTGACGCCGGACCGTTACTTTTTTTAATGACGTTGTTGTTGGTGCTGACCGGCGCTCATGTGGTGCTGTCGATGCTGGCGACCGCGCTGGAGGATCGACGTGCGGTGCTGATCGGCACGATGGTGTCGATACCTGGAATCGTGGTTGGCACATGGCTGGCGCCAGCGCTAGGCGCGATGGCGATGGTGCTAGGGCTGTGGCTGAGCGAATTGTTATGGTGCAGCTTCACGCTGTGGCTGCTGCGACAGCGTGGATTTGCGTTTCGTATCGACGGCGCCGCATGGGCTAAGCTTGTCACTGCTGCATCAGTGGCTGCGGCGAGCGCGGCATGGTTGACGGACCTATTGGCATTGAGTGGGGTCGTCCGCCTGATGGCTGCCGGGGCGGTGATCGCCGTCGTCTACCTCGCAGCCTGCGTGGCGCTGGCACCCTTGTCATCATATGAACGCAAAATGCTAACGCGCCTTTTACCCGCACGCTGGCAACGCTAG
- a CDS encoding polysaccharide pyruvyl transferase family protein, with the protein MKFYLAGQQNFGNRGCEALVRSVSGIVGERLPGATFLVPTFDQARDGAQWPGMAAAGCEFVPAPESSLRIRCWNRAITRIPALLPLWEPRYAPAPRLMAEVSQCDGVLMIGGDVISLDYGPGSLFKWSGLMDAAQRAGRPTMLFAASVGPFDGSPLIERYMVNHLRRYSAISVRETFSLAYLHRLGLHNAVLVADPAFRLKPEPVALGAPFDQAGNGVLAFNISPLVAASWQRQNPGKSLIGECAAFLRRVLSETPLSIALLPHVDPLDGASVNSDSHFMASLLAEIGGKSDRVAMVRRGLNAAQLKFVIGACRYLIAARTHATVAGWSQHVPTISIAYSVKARGLNQDLFDTLDYVLDTPKVGRDSLWASFKLLADREASLQAHLAERIPRWYANAGKSAELLAQVLR; encoded by the coding sequence ATGAAGTTCTATCTCGCTGGACAGCAAAATTTCGGCAACCGTGGTTGCGAGGCGCTGGTGCGCTCGGTTAGCGGCATCGTGGGCGAGCGCCTGCCCGGTGCGACATTTCTGGTGCCTACATTTGACCAAGCGCGCGACGGCGCTCAATGGCCCGGTATGGCCGCAGCCGGCTGCGAGTTCGTGCCTGCGCCCGAGAGTTCGCTACGCATCAGGTGCTGGAACCGCGCTATCACCCGCATTCCGGCTCTGCTGCCGCTCTGGGAGCCACGCTATGCGCCAGCACCTCGCTTAATGGCCGAGGTCAGCCAATGCGATGGTGTGTTGATGATTGGCGGCGACGTGATCTCGCTCGACTACGGTCCGGGCTCGCTCTTCAAGTGGAGTGGTCTGATGGACGCTGCCCAACGCGCCGGTCGGCCGACGATGCTATTTGCCGCGTCGGTCGGTCCTTTTGACGGCAGCCCGCTGATCGAGCGCTACATGGTTAACCATTTGCGCCGCTATTCGGCAATCTCGGTGCGCGAAACTTTCAGTCTGGCCTATTTGCATCGCCTGGGCCTGCACAACGCGGTGCTGGTTGCCGATCCGGCCTTCCGCCTCAAACCCGAACCGGTGGCACTTGGGGCACCCTTCGATCAAGCCGGCAATGGCGTGCTGGCTTTCAATATCAGCCCATTGGTGGCCGCCAGCTGGCAGCGCCAGAACCCAGGCAAGTCATTGATTGGCGAATGTGCGGCTTTCCTGCGGCGCGTGCTGTCGGAGACACCACTCTCCATCGCCCTGTTGCCGCATGTCGATCCACTTGACGGCGCATCTGTGAATAGCGATTCGCATTTCATGGCAAGTCTGCTCGCCGAGATAGGTGGAAAATCGGACAGAGTTGCGATGGTACGCCGTGGCCTCAATGCGGCGCAGTTGAAATTTGTTATCGGTGCCTGCCGTTACCTGATCGCCGCCCGTACGCATGCCACCGTGGCGGGCTGGTCGCAGCATGTGCCGACAATTTCGATCGCCTACAGCGTCAAAGCACGCGGGCTCAATCAGGATTTGTTCGATACGCTCGACTATGTGCTCGACACGCCGAAAGTGGGTCGTGACTCTCTATGGGCTTCCTTTAAGTTGCTCGCAGATCGCGAGGCAAGCTTGCAGGCTCATCTGGCCGAGAGAATCCCGCGTTGGTACGCCAACGCCGGGAAGAGCGCTGAATTGCTGGCACAGGTGCTGCGATGA
- a CDS encoding glycosyltransferase family 2 protein, with product MSERMVSKVDCELSVVIKALNEERNIERTLKSVLAAVDGLDAEVILADSLSNDATVKIAKQFPVVIVQLVNGHERCCGIGAQLGYQYSRGRFILVMDGDMELERPWLLAALDRMKASSSLGGVGGIVDDVNLDNIEFRARQQRSPKDMLAGPVDRLNMGGLYRRSAIQQIGYLTHRSLHACEELELGLRLCQAGWGLERLDLVSIHHYGHTVPMWTLIKRRWHSNYVNGAGELLRTSLGQPWFWHTLNCVRLPIVVVGWWVTMLVLVVCATVAGTFWLVGLGFVALLPPILLIAKKRSISMGLYSVMAWCIDTAGLLRGLLRNLRDPTATIEARILRNAPEW from the coding sequence ATGAGTGAACGAATGGTCTCCAAAGTTGATTGCGAATTGAGTGTCGTGATCAAGGCGCTTAACGAAGAGCGAAATATTGAGCGCACGTTGAAATCGGTGCTGGCCGCAGTCGATGGTTTGGACGCAGAGGTCATTCTGGCCGACTCACTTTCCAATGATGCGACAGTAAAAATTGCCAAGCAGTTTCCGGTTGTCATTGTTCAACTGGTCAACGGACACGAGCGTTGCTGTGGCATTGGTGCGCAACTCGGGTATCAGTATTCTCGCGGCCGCTTTATTCTCGTAATGGATGGTGACATGGAGCTTGAACGCCCATGGTTGTTGGCGGCACTGGATCGGATGAAGGCCAGTTCTAGCTTGGGTGGTGTGGGTGGAATAGTCGATGACGTGAATCTCGACAACATCGAGTTTCGAGCGCGCCAGCAGCGTAGTCCCAAGGACATGCTCGCGGGACCGGTCGACCGCTTGAACATGGGGGGGCTGTACCGACGAAGTGCGATCCAGCAGATCGGCTATCTGACACATCGTTCGCTCCACGCATGCGAGGAACTGGAGTTGGGCCTGCGCCTATGTCAGGCCGGCTGGGGGTTGGAGCGGCTCGATTTGGTGTCGATCCATCACTATGGTCATACCGTGCCGATGTGGACGCTCATCAAGCGCCGTTGGCATTCGAATTATGTCAATGGTGCAGGTGAATTACTCAGGACCAGTTTAGGGCAACCTTGGTTTTGGCACACCTTGAACTGTGTGCGGTTGCCTATAGTCGTGGTGGGCTGGTGGGTCACCATGCTGGTGTTGGTCGTGTGCGCCACAGTAGCAGGCACATTTTGGCTGGTCGGGCTGGGGTTCGTCGCCCTGCTGCCACCGATTTTGTTGATCGCAAAAAAACGCAGCATATCGATGGGCCTCTATTCGGTGATGGCCTGGTGCATCGACACGGCGGGCCTCTTGCGGGGTCTGCTACGGAACCTTCGAGACCCAACCGCGACGATTGAGGCGCGCATATTGCGAAATGCTCCGGAGTGGTGA
- a CDS encoding serine O-acetyltransferase: protein MTYSFRKLVAADVWRCTGRIGWRAFAKAWFIDPAFRPVFTMRLCQACKSLPWILRGPALALARWWHQRARMRCALDIPWSLQAGPGLKLLHGIGIVINADTVIGTNVTIMQGVTIGGTQRGIPVIEDDVIVCANATVLGSVRLGRGAVIGAGAVVVKDVPAASNVVGNPARVLPRTAPPKGYHPLPEGLR, encoded by the coding sequence ATGACCTACTCGTTTCGTAAACTTGTTGCCGCTGATGTTTGGCGCTGTACGGGCCGAATCGGATGGCGTGCCTTCGCGAAAGCTTGGTTCATTGACCCTGCATTTCGGCCGGTTTTCACGATGCGTCTCTGCCAGGCTTGCAAGAGCTTGCCGTGGATTTTGCGTGGACCAGCGCTCGCATTGGCCCGCTGGTGGCATCAGCGCGCGCGGATGCGGTGCGCGCTGGATATTCCATGGTCGCTGCAAGCGGGTCCTGGGCTCAAACTATTGCATGGCATTGGCATCGTGATCAACGCGGACACGGTGATCGGAACCAACGTGACGATCATGCAAGGTGTGACGATTGGCGGCACTCAACGCGGCATACCTGTGATCGAGGATGACGTGATCGTGTGTGCCAACGCAACGGTACTGGGTAGTGTTCGGTTGGGGCGTGGCGCGGTGATCGGCGCGGGCGCGGTCGTTGTAAAAGATGTGCCAGCGGCTAGCAACGTGGTCGGTAATCCGGCGCGAGTGTTACCGCGCACCGCGCCGCCAAAGGGCTACCACCCGTTGCCAGAAGGCTTGCGATGA
- a CDS encoding beta-galactosidase produces the protein MSALARRFARGLGLLLLPTLLCVTPVVALAQADTWLPMRERALAIAAGSALDFSAFVEPGPAGRHGWAQVLPDGHIGFEKRRSAQRFFAASLVLGGLNGGFPDHSGADRLVEQLQRTGYNLVRLHFVDAQMMTGRNKDFDFNPEQLDRLQYLLASLARGGVYWLADGITSDNAAWGDVKPHRWVKKYSAKLDVLTTEAGFQHWATLVQRLWGARNPYTGTAPLNDPAMLGLILVNEGSLGYLATIAGDRYPLKLEPLFRDWLRNRYGSDKALQAAWATELRRDESLATQVKLPVSVRGRSVRDTDFARFVVELERKAYRRMEAHVRGLGFGGLTTAFDNWGFVNADITRAALPWVDMHAYHASPSNHGQPGSRIAQTSIHSNVARYVRELMNTRQWGKPFTVSEYGQPFWNRWRHESAALVPAVAALQDWDAICLFAETPIQDNYGTSPFIRRQAIYPYGVGADPITRAGERLAALLFLRGDVAPARGRIRLHVNAERALARSGGWEQVPEGLSRLGLVSAIGLDFSPMPAKPVKGELAVDLTGARPVWWSRLENSLIKSGADTLAPGIGPLREAGIVGANNLSRPQDKLYQSDTGQVTVDSASGLITVDSERSAVLVLRDGVTATAGPLEVSGGSGPALVALSSLDLQPIGSSRRLLLWVLTDAINSGMTFDDAERTTIRTLGRFPPMVRPLAATIQIEHASASRLRVWPLSLNGERRTQINLKVNGNVAQLHLDTAALPDGPALFFEIAVE, from the coding sequence ATGAGCGCGCTGGCTCGGCGGTTTGCCCGAGGCCTTGGACTATTGCTGCTGCCCACGCTTCTGTGTGTTACACCGGTAGTAGCGCTGGCGCAGGCTGACACATGGCTGCCAATGCGCGAGCGCGCGCTGGCCATCGCTGCCGGTAGCGCACTGGATTTTTCGGCATTTGTAGAGCCGGGGCCAGCCGGGCGTCACGGGTGGGCACAGGTGTTGCCTGATGGCCATATTGGTTTCGAAAAGCGGCGCAGCGCGCAGCGTTTTTTTGCCGCATCTTTGGTTTTGGGAGGCCTAAACGGTGGATTCCCTGATCACAGTGGCGCCGACCGATTGGTAGAGCAACTGCAGCGGACCGGCTACAACCTAGTCCGATTGCATTTCGTTGACGCCCAAATGATGACCGGGCGTAACAAAGATTTCGACTTCAACCCGGAACAGCTGGACCGGCTTCAATACTTGCTGGCATCGCTGGCGCGTGGTGGGGTGTACTGGTTGGCAGATGGCATAACTTCCGACAACGCCGCCTGGGGCGACGTGAAGCCGCATCGTTGGGTAAAGAAGTACAGCGCCAAACTTGATGTACTTACCACAGAGGCGGGTTTTCAACACTGGGCGACACTCGTGCAACGCCTGTGGGGAGCACGCAATCCCTACACCGGAACGGCACCCTTAAATGACCCTGCGATGCTGGGTCTGATCCTGGTTAACGAGGGCAGCCTAGGTTACCTTGCAACTATTGCAGGCGACCGCTACCCGCTTAAACTGGAGCCACTGTTCCGCGATTGGCTGCGCAACCGTTACGGCAGCGATAAAGCGTTACAGGCCGCTTGGGCCACCGAGTTGAGGCGGGATGAATCCCTAGCCACACAGGTGAAATTGCCAGTATCCGTGCGTGGGCGAAGTGTGCGCGACACAGATTTCGCGCGCTTTGTGGTCGAACTAGAACGAAAAGCTTACCGTCGCATGGAGGCGCATGTGCGTGGGCTGGGCTTTGGCGGGCTGACGACTGCGTTTGACAACTGGGGCTTCGTCAACGCCGACATCACGCGTGCCGCGCTTCCGTGGGTTGATATGCATGCCTACCATGCATCGCCATCGAACCATGGCCAGCCGGGATCACGCATCGCGCAGACCAGCATACACAGCAATGTGGCTCGCTACGTGCGCGAACTGATGAATACGCGCCAGTGGGGCAAGCCGTTCACAGTGTCTGAGTATGGCCAGCCGTTCTGGAATCGTTGGCGCCACGAATCAGCCGCGCTGGTGCCAGCCGTCGCCGCACTGCAAGATTGGGATGCGATCTGCCTATTCGCTGAAACGCCCATCCAGGACAACTACGGCACCTCACCCTTTATACGCCGACAGGCGATTTATCCCTACGGAGTGGGGGCGGACCCAATTACGCGCGCCGGTGAGCGGTTGGCTGCGTTGCTTTTCTTGCGTGGCGACGTGGCGCCCGCGCGCGGTCGCATCCGACTGCATGTGAATGCCGAGCGAGCGCTGGCCCGCAGCGGCGGCTGGGAGCAGGTGCCTGAAGGCTTGTCCCGACTGGGTCTAGTCTCTGCGATTGGCCTCGACTTTAGTCCGATGCCTGCTAAGCCAGTGAAAGGGGAGTTGGCAGTGGACCTGACCGGCGCGCGGCCAGTATGGTGGTCGCGGTTGGAAAACAGCCTGATCAAGAGCGGAGCAGATACGCTTGCTCCTGGCATCGGTCCGCTGCGTGAAGCGGGCATCGTCGGTGCCAACAATTTATCTCGTCCACAAGACAAACTGTATCAATCCGACACCGGGCAAGTGACGGTGGATTCGGCCAGCGGCCTGATCACAGTGGACAGCGAGCGCAGCGCTGTGCTGGTACTGCGCGACGGTGTCACCGCAACTGCGGGGCCGCTCGAAGTGAGTGGTGGCAGTGGTCCGGCCTTGGTGGCTCTGTCCTCTTTGGACTTGCAGCCGATAGGCAGCAGTCGACGCCTGTTGCTTTGGGTGCTGACCGATGCCATCAACAGTGGCATGACTTTTGACGATGCCGAACGCACGACGATCCGTACGCTGGGCCGCTTCCCGCCAATGGTCCGCCCCTTAGCAGCGACGATTCAGATTGAACATGCCAGTGCATCGCGCCTGCGCGTCTGGCCACTGTCGCTGAACGGCGAACGGCGTACGCAGATAAATCTGAAGGTGAATGGGAATGTTGCGCAACTTCACCTGGACACCGCAGCACTGCCCGATGGTCCAGCGCTTTTTTTCGAGATCGCAGTCGAGTGA